From a region of the Leptospirales bacterium genome:
- a CDS encoding SpoIIE family protein phosphatase, with translation MARLVRRITLILLASPLLFLLSFCQPATPFQAQRGLVNLQDAASHSGPRSIGGQWEIYWDRLYTPADFDRPALQDQLQRERAYFHVPARWDLPGQAQQRFATLRLRWQGDFDREALLSLRWASNAVRLMCGASIDESSGAPGSSAASERPGYRPLLLPITEECRHRREIVLQISNFHSVYGGPTHPLLTGSAEQLWQLRAEQLVQDISVLGLALGLGIYHLMLWIFRRRDVGSLYFALLCLAFLTRVNDNAALLPTLFPGEAIFPIHARATYIGIYILTFAFVEFLRRLFPREFQRRVSIGVALLAGGFSLHALFASLLSASKALAFFLFPMAALLAYCALAIFVAVWRRRRGARLMSAGILLLCLAGINDILVQQLVYNGPRLAHAAFFIFLSLQSAIQAGRFARSLERSEHLGHHLEKEVEAQTQMLRDANRQLEELDLRRTAFFQSVSHELRTPLTLIHGPLESAHKRNEALPPDIAGMVLANSRRLLRLVNRLMDMQKIAAGQMQLDPQPLPISAFLEASLSAFSPYAQSRGINLDRELGEDLPVVLADPDKLDKCVYNYLSNALKFTPAGGRVVVRASAERGGVLVAVSDTGIGVSEDRQAELFRRFSHSEIGLLGQEGSGLGLAMVKELIEMHNGEVGLRSTRGAGSEFWFWLPAAPPNTTPLRRHFHEGRLRALVELSDVASGAEASVAAAPAEFRNQETVINLARNATILIVEDHPDLRNYLIHLLHREGYRTLTASGVQEALLLLRRESPDLLITDYMMGDQSGLDLVREVRRQDRTRSAPILMLTAWSEEGTRQEAAAAGVDAFLAKPFHDGELQSILRNLLSLKSAERAYLSETEHARRIQQSILPAFLPEVPGLTLAARYEPLQEIGGDFYDVTLHRDGSLSAYVADVAGHGVSAALVATMGQITLGSAADAAADPAQALSRANAYLNDRTAGNFLTCCFVRISSDRRSAAIASAGHPPSMLLRRGAVQLLQASGRALALTPDLRYQNLQVALTPGDRLFLYTDALYEARNPDGQLFGEERLQRLLAASTELAPSEFLDRLHGEILQFRRQDSMEDDFTAIVIDLTDE, from the coding sequence ATGGCCAGACTCGTCCGCAGAATCACGCTGATTCTGCTGGCGAGTCCGCTGCTGTTTTTGCTGAGTTTCTGCCAGCCTGCGACGCCCTTTCAGGCGCAGCGCGGTCTGGTCAATCTGCAGGACGCTGCCTCCCATTCCGGACCGCGGAGCATTGGCGGCCAGTGGGAAATCTACTGGGATCGACTCTATACGCCGGCGGACTTCGACCGGCCTGCCTTGCAGGACCAGCTGCAGCGCGAACGCGCGTACTTTCATGTTCCGGCGCGCTGGGACCTGCCTGGCCAGGCGCAGCAACGTTTCGCGACGCTGCGACTGCGCTGGCAGGGCGATTTCGACCGCGAGGCATTGTTGAGTCTGCGCTGGGCCAGCAACGCAGTGCGCCTGATGTGCGGCGCCTCGATCGATGAATCTTCCGGCGCGCCGGGCAGCTCCGCCGCTTCGGAGCGTCCAGGCTACCGTCCGCTGCTGTTGCCGATTACCGAGGAATGTCGCCATCGACGCGAAATTGTGCTGCAAATCAGCAACTTTCACTCTGTCTATGGCGGTCCAACGCATCCCCTGTTGACCGGATCGGCGGAGCAATTGTGGCAATTGCGCGCCGAACAGCTGGTGCAGGACATCAGCGTGCTCGGCCTCGCACTTGGTCTGGGCATCTATCATTTGATGCTCTGGATCTTTCGCCGCCGCGATGTCGGCAGTCTGTACTTTGCGCTGCTTTGCCTGGCCTTCTTGACGCGCGTCAATGACAACGCGGCGCTTCTACCGACGCTTTTTCCCGGCGAGGCCATCTTTCCAATCCATGCGCGCGCCACCTACATTGGTATATATATTCTTACATTCGCATTTGTGGAGTTTTTGCGTCGACTCTTTCCGCGCGAATTCCAGCGGCGCGTAAGCATTGGCGTCGCCTTGCTGGCTGGCGGCTTCAGCCTGCACGCATTGTTTGCCTCGTTGTTGAGCGCCAGCAAAGCGCTGGCCTTCTTCCTCTTTCCCATGGCTGCGCTGCTGGCCTACTGCGCGCTGGCCATTTTTGTCGCTGTCTGGCGGCGCCGGCGCGGCGCCCGCTTGATGTCAGCGGGGATCCTGCTGCTCTGCCTGGCCGGCATCAACGACATACTGGTGCAGCAATTGGTTTACAACGGTCCGCGACTGGCCCACGCCGCGTTCTTCATTTTTCTTTCACTACAATCGGCAATCCAGGCCGGACGCTTTGCGCGCAGCCTGGAGCGCAGCGAGCACCTGGGCCATCACCTTGAAAAGGAAGTGGAAGCGCAGACGCAGATGCTGCGCGATGCAAATCGTCAGCTGGAAGAGCTGGATCTTCGTCGAACCGCATTCTTTCAGAGCGTCTCCCATGAGCTGCGAACGCCCCTGACCTTGATCCACGGTCCTCTGGAGTCCGCGCACAAGCGCAACGAGGCGCTGCCGCCGGACATTGCCGGCATGGTGCTGGCCAACTCTCGCCGGCTGTTACGTCTGGTTAATCGTTTGATGGACATGCAGAAAATTGCCGCCGGGCAGATGCAGCTTGATCCGCAACCGCTGCCAATCAGCGCTTTTCTGGAGGCCAGTCTCTCGGCTTTTTCGCCCTACGCCCAGTCGCGTGGCATCAATCTGGACCGCGAGCTGGGCGAAGATTTGCCCGTAGTTCTGGCCGACCCCGACAAACTTGACAAATGCGTTTACAACTACCTCTCCAATGCGCTGAAATTCACGCCCGCAGGCGGACGCGTTGTGGTGCGGGCCAGCGCTGAACGCGGCGGCGTACTCGTTGCCGTTAGCGACACCGGGATTGGCGTGAGCGAAGATCGCCAGGCCGAGCTCTTTCGTCGTTTCAGCCACAGCGAAATCGGCCTGCTGGGACAGGAAGGCTCCGGCCTTGGTCTGGCAATGGTCAAAGAGCTGATCGAGATGCACAACGGCGAAGTTGGTTTGCGCAGCACGCGCGGCGCCGGCAGCGAATTCTGGTTCTGGCTGCCGGCCGCTCCGCCCAATACGACGCCGCTGCGTCGCCATTTTCATGAAGGCCGCTTGCGGGCGCTGGTAGAATTGAGCGATGTGGCCAGCGGCGCCGAAGCCTCGGTCGCAGCGGCGCCCGCCGAATTTCGCAATCAAGAAACCGTTATCAATCTGGCGCGCAACGCCACAATCTTGATCGTAGAAGATCATCCCGATCTGCGCAATTATCTGATTCACCTTTTACATCGAGAGGGATACCGCACGCTAACCGCCAGCGGCGTACAGGAGGCGCTATTGCTGCTGCGGCGCGAAAGTCCTGATCTTCTCATCACCGATTACATGATGGGCGATCAGAGCGGCCTGGACCTGGTGCGCGAAGTGCGTCGACAGGATCGCACGCGCAGCGCGCCGATCCTGATGTTGACCGCCTGGAGCGAAGAAGGAACCCGCCAGGAAGCCGCTGCGGCTGGCGTGGATGCATTCCTGGCCAAACCCTTCCATGACGGCGAACTTCAATCAATCCTGCGCAATCTGCTCTCGCTGAAATCGGCGGAGCGCGCCTACTTGAGCGAAACCGAACATGCCCGGCGCATCCAGCAGAGTATCCTCCCTGCGTTTCTGCCAGAAGTCCCCGGTCTTACCCTGGCTGCACGCTACGAGCCGCTGCAGGAAATTGGCGGCGACTTCTACGATGTCACGCTGCATCGCGATGGATCACTGAGCGCCTACGTGGCCGACGTCGCCGGACACGGCGTTTCCGCGGCGCTGGTCGCCACCATGGGACAGATCACTCTTGGCTCGGCCGCCGACGCCGCAGCCGACCCGGCGCAAGCGCTCAGTCGGGCCAACGCCTATCTCAATGATCGCACTGCCGGCAATTTTCTGACCTGCTGTTTCGTGCGTATCAGCTCCGATCGGCGCAGCGCCGCCATTGCCTCCGCCGGGCATCCGCCCAGTATGCTGCTGCGCCGCGGCGCCGTACAGCTGCTGCAGGCGTCAGGCCGGGCGCTGGCGCTAACCCCTGATCTGCGGTACCAAAATTTGCAGGTTGCGCTGACGCCGGGCGATCGCCTGTTCCTCTATACCGACGCGCTCTACGAAGCGAGAAATCCAGATGGTCAGCTATTTGGCGAGGAGCGTCTGCAACGCTTGCTGGCCGCGTCGACAGAACTTGCTCCGTCCGAATTCCTGGATCGTTTGCACGGCGAAATCTTGCAGTTTCGTCGCCAGGACTCCATGGAGGACGACTTTACAGCCATTGTCATTGACCTAACGGACGAATGA